Proteins encoded together in one Lathyrus oleraceus cultivar Zhongwan6 chromosome 5, CAAS_Psat_ZW6_1.0, whole genome shotgun sequence window:
- the LOC127079530 gene encoding cell wall / vacuolar inhibitor of fructosidase 2 → MTSKINLSQFLLLLFFLAQYAFVNGDTSLIKSTCKNTKYYKLCFSCLKSNPTSPNADTKGLALIMVGIGMTNATSTSSYLSSKSLPPTNNTSLQRVLKECADKYSYAGDSLQASVQDLADEEYDYAYIHITAAKDYPNACHNAFKRVPDLVYPPEIASREKGLKHICDVAMGIIDNLINI, encoded by the coding sequence ATGACTTCAAAGATCAACTTGTCACAATTTCTCCTCCTCCTCTTCTTCCTAGCACAGTATGCATTTGTGAATGGAGACACCAGTTTAATCAAAAGCACTTGCAAGAACACCAAGTACTACAAACTATGTTTCTCTTGTCTCAAATCCAACCCCACGAGTCCAAACGCAGACACAAAGGGCTTAGCTTTGATCATGGTTGGGATTGGAATGACAAATGCCACTTCCACTTCTTCATACTTGTCTTCCAAATCTCTTCCACCTACCAACAACACTAGTTTACAAAGGGTCCTCAAAGAGTGTGCAGATAAGTACTCTTATGCTGGTGATTCCCTCCAAGCTTCAGTGCAAGATTTGGCGGATGAAGAATATGATTATGCTTACATACACATCACTGCTGCCAAAGATTATCCAAATGCTTGTCATAATGCATTCAAAAGAGTTCCTGATTTGGTTTACCCTCCTGAGATTGCTAGTAGAGAAAAAGGTTTGAAGCATATATGTGATGTGGCTATGGGGATCATTGATAATCTTATTAATATCTAG